Within Mycoplasmopsis verecunda, the genomic segment CACGTTTAATACTATCATCACTTGAAGATGTTTCATCAGATGCTAATGGTACATTAACTCAAAAATCAATGTCTTTTTCATTTTCTTTATAAATTGCTTTTAATAAATATAGATATCAATTTGGTCCTATCTGAAGTCCGATAATACCATATCCATTAAATACATTGTAGTCTGATTCTGGTGTGTTGTCATTTGCGTTTTCAACATAATTTGCTAATTTAAAAACTTTTCTTCCATAAATAACATCTTGTTTCTTGTTTGCATCATTATAATCAGTGATAATAACTTTATCATATGAATAATCTGTTTTAATATATTCTGGGAATGGAACAACATTTCATGAAGAATTAACTAAAACTTTTGCTGCTATATCATAACTTAATTGTTTTGTTTTAAAGTAATTGTCAATTTTTAAAGACATTGAATTAATTTCGGTTGGATTAGAGATTTCGTTAATTAATTTGTTAATGTTGTTTGAAATACCATTTATTTTTCCGTCTTGATCCCCAATATTGATAAATTGGAATACATTTTTTTCATTAGTTTTATCATTAAAAGCATCAATAGTAAGTTGTTGCTTAATACCTATATTATTTTCGCCAACTTGTTCTTTAACTTTTTCATAAATGTTTTTCTTAACAATATTTAAAGCACCTGTTTTAATCTCATTAAATGTTTGACCTAATATATTTTTATTAACCAGTCTTTCATAATTATTATATGTTAATGTGTCTTGGTTAAATCCTTCTAAGTCAGCTATTGTTCTTGGAGTTTCATATCTAAATGTTTCATAGTTAGGAATATCGGTTCCACTATGCATATTAAAATCAGGTAATTTTAATGTTTTAATATTATAATTGTTAATCAGATTCTTAATATCTGCAGTAAATTCGAAATACTTTGTCTTTAATTGATCATAATTAGGATTTTCAATTCCTTTTAATTCGACGCTATATTTATTAATAACTTCTAATAATTTCACAGATACTTCTTGCAGAGATGTATCTGTTTTGTTTTTATTTATAAAATCTTGAACAAGAATAAAACTCTTACTAATTGAATTTTTTAAATAAGTGAGTTTTTCTTTATCCACTTGTGCTACTCCATATTGTTGTTCAATTGGTGCTAGCATTAATTTTTTATTTAATACTTCTTCTTTTGAAACAACAGGAGATTGATGTGATACTTGCTCAGATTGATTACTTAAAGTTCCATCAGTATTAAATTTATATAAATAACCTGTTATGTCTTTTTCTCAATATGAAAAATTATCGAAGTTTTTAGGAATTTTTTTACCTTCTGGATTATTATTAATTAAATATTCCATAAACCCTACATAAGCACCTTCTCATTTATCTTTGTAATCAGTGTAAGTAGTTTGGTAAAGTTTTCTTTGGTAATATGTAACCACTTCTTGTTTAGCGGCTCATTGTAATGGCACATTATATTTTGTTCCGTGTTTAAAAGTAAAATATTCTGGTTGTAGGGAACTAACATACTCATTTTTAAATAAATCGTTATATTCAAAATTCAATTTAATTTTAGATTGAATTAAATTTTGAATATTATTTAAGTTATCATTTGATTGAAATAATGTTGGTGTTAAAGAATTATCTCTAACAAAAATATAATCTTTACTTTGATATTTATTAAAACCTAATTTTTCTGCATAATTACTTGGGGCAACTTCAATAACTGAAGCTGTTTTTTTTCAGTTCTGCCCTTTAGATAAATTAAATGTAGCTTCTTTTGTATTTACATTAATGAACATCATTGGTAATTGTGATGCAATTATTTCGTTATTAGATGGATTAGTTACATAAGCAATATCGTTTAATTTGTATTCTTTATCAAAATGAATTTGATCTGTGTTTAGTAATTTATGTTCTGTCTTGTATTCAGTAAATTTATTATCTGTATTTTTCTGATAAAGCGGAAAAATATAATCGTTGTTTGTTAAAACTAATGTTTTGTTTGGAGTAGAGTAATCAAGTTTTAAACTTGTATAAGCTTCATCATCAGATTTATTTTGATTATACATTCTGATAAAATCGCTTCTTTTAATATATTTATCTTTAGTATCTTCTAAATTGACAAAATTACTTAATGAGATAAAATCTTGATCTAATTTACGTAAATCTATAACATTAAATATTTTTTTATAATTATCCTCTGCGTATAAAATTGGTTTATTATAAGCTTCAGGTAAGGCATTAGCTTGAGTTAAACCATTTATTAAATAACCATCATTATAAGCTTTAGCATTGGTTGATAAATTAAGATCAATTGTTAAATCATGTGCTACAGATTGATTCTTAATTTTGTTATATTGTAATTTCATTGACTGAGCAGTATCGTGAAGCAAAGTAAAAATTCCTGATGTTAGAAACACCAAGATGGTTAATCCTGCTACAGTTGCTTTATTTTTGAAAAGTGATCTAAAAACTTCTTTAAACAGATTTTTCATATTACTCCATTCTATAGCTTATAAATAATATTTAAAATTATAGCTTTTTTTATTCCATATATTACTTAAGCATATGGAAACAATACCATATTGTTAATATATTTATATAATTACTTTTAGCACTAAAATATAGTTATATTTAAATATTGTCTAATCTAGATTTATGTGTCTAATTTCCTTTATTAAAACTTTTGATATTTTTTTAGATACTAATTTAATAATTTTTTAATTATTATTCATCTCCTAAGAAAATAAAAATAGAGGTTAAAAACCTCTATAAAATTACTCATTAATAAATGAAATAATATCATCTATAACAATATCTTTTATCTCTTCATTAAGTAATTCGTGTCTACAATTTGGATAATCAATATATTTTATTTTACTAAATCCAGCTTTTTGTAAATATTGTCTTGATCGCTTAGCACCTTTTGCATATCCTGTACATGGGTCACCAGCACCTCTTATCATTAAAATTGGAATATTATTAACATCTTTGTAATTGTTTACTTTCTTTAAATTATTAGTTAAATGGAATAAATCTTTAAAAGCAGAAATTTTAAACCCAATCCCACATAAATCATCATTTAAGTAATCATCCACATTTTGTGGATTTTTTGATATTCAATCTACTTTGGTTCTAGGATTTTTTATTTTTTTATTAAATGCTCCAACTGATAAATAATTGATAAATGGTGAATAAGTAGCTGCACCTTTAAAATATTGCCAACTGTGAGATAAAGCTATTCCTACAGGTGTTAAAGTAAAGTATGTTGGATATCCAGATAAAATAACTTTAGCATATTTATTTGATTCAGTTTGCATTAAATTTCTCGCAATTATTGTTCCCATTGAGTGAGCAAATAAAATAACTTTATCTATATTAAATCTTTTTAGATAGTAATTTGTGATTAATTTATAATCATCTAATAATACTTTATCCCCATGTTCTTCAGCAAAGAAACCTCTAACTGGTGCGTTTTTACCATGTCCACGCATATCACTAGTTAATACAGTATATCCTGCTTGATTTATTTTAGAAACAAAGTAATTGTATCTATCTTGGTGTTCTTCCATTCCGTGTATTATTTGTACATAGCCTTTTGGATTTTCTACTTCAAATAAATGAAGTGATAATTCATAATTATCATGACTTTTAAGAATAATTTCTTCCATAATTGTCTCCTAATAAAAAGATTGTGATTTCTCACAATCTTTTTGTATTATTTATTATTGCGAGCTTGTTTTCTTGCATCTTCAATTTCTTTTGCTCTCATATCTAATCTAGCTTGTTCTCTAGCTTTATCTATTTCATGTTTTCTTAATAAGATATTTTTATCATCTTGTGATAAATTATCAAAATCTTGATTATTATTTTCTGAAGTCATTTTTATTAAATCATCTAGATTTAAAGGTTGCTCATTTTCTTCTTTTTTCTCGATTTCTCTTGGAGGAAGTTCTAGATTTTTAGCAATGTAATCAATTTCTTCAGCAACAATTGTTTCTTTTTCTAGTAATAAAGTTTTAATTAATTCTAATAATTTAGTGTTTTCTTTAATTACCTCTGAAGCTATTTTTTTAGCCTCTAACATTATTTTTCTAATTTCTAAATCAATTTCATGACTAACTTGGTTAGAAAGGGATGATGATGTAGCTAGTGTTTTACCTAGAAATGGTGAGCCTTCTTCTTCTTGGTATTTAATCGGACCTAAATCAGACATACCAAATTCAGTCACCATTCTACGAGCTATATTAGTTGCTTTGGCAATATCATCAGAAGCACCTGTTGAAATATTTTGTTCTCCGTAAATAAATTCTTCAGCTGCTCTACCACCCATAAAGCTTGCTACAGATGCTAATAATTCTGTTTTGGTGTAGTTGTATTTTTCATTTTCAGGCATCATTAAGTTATATCCACCTGCTTGGCCACGAGGAATAATAGTTATTTTTTGAACTTTATTTCCACCAGGAACTTTTATACCAACTACAGCATGGCCAGCTTCATGGTATGCAACCATTGTAAGTTCTTCTTTTGTAATTGTTCTTGATTTTTTAGCAGGACCTGCCATTACTCTATCAATTGCTTCATCAATTTGATCTCTAGT encodes:
- a CDS encoding alpha/beta fold hydrolase; this encodes MEEIILKSHDNYELSLHLFEVENPKGYVQIIHGMEEHQDRYNYFVSKINQAGYTVLTSDMRGHGKNAPVRGFFAEEHGDKVLLDDYKLITNYYLKRFNIDKVILFAHSMGTIIARNLMQTESNKYAKVILSGYPTYFTLTPVGIALSHSWQYFKGAATYSPFINYLSVGAFNKKIKNPRTKVDWISKNPQNVDDYLNDDLCGIGFKISAFKDLFHLTNNLKKVNNYKDVNNIPILMIRGAGDPCTGYAKGAKRSRQYLQKAGFSKIKYIDYPNCRHELLNEEIKDIVIDDIISFINE